The stretch of DNA TTTTTCTTCGAAATCGCCCCGGCCGTCCGCGGCCTTCGACATCGAATTGTTGTCGACGATCCCCGCGTTGAACTGGTCCTGATCGAGCCTGTACAGCGTCCCGATGTACCCGGGGCTCTCGACCGTCGAATAGCTGAGTTCGTCGCTGTTCTGACTCGCGGCCCGTTCGACGGCGAGACCGACGTCTTGCGTGCCCCCTGCGGACGTGCCGACGCGCAGTTGCATGCCGTCGTCGCCGCCGCCACCCATACAGCCGGCGAGACCGATCGCGCTCGCAGCCGCTGCCCCTCGAACGAATTGTCGTCTATTCACATCATTTTCTGGCATATACATTTGTGGTATCACATGGCATGTTTAACAATCTATCTCTTGGTTTCTATTATGCTCCATAGAAATAATCTCACAGAGGTAGTATAATGTCTTAATATCTCTCATTTCGACCACTCGTACGAAGGGCGACGCGAGACGCGAGAGTCGAGCATCCCACCGCGAAATCGGTGTCTGGATCGCTCGCTCGACGGAGCACTCGCCGATCGCTGGTTGCGCGGCCTCGCAACTGACTCGAGTCAAACGGCGGGATCGTCGACGAGTCGTGCGGTTTCACCCGGGAGTCGACGCTAGTCTTCGTTCGTCGTCACCGTCGCGAGTCGGTCGGCACCGAGCAGTACCGTCTGTGTACCGCTCCCGAACGGCGCGTTGCCGGTCGGGCTCCGTTCTCCGTCCACTCGTGACGACCGCCTCGGTGTCGATCTCCGTGAAACCGATCGATTCGCTTTCGCCGGAGACGGCGACCCCTTCGACGGCGTTCGGAAGCACGGCTTTCGTTTCGTCGGCTACCCCCGGAAGGTCCGCGGCGCGTCCGCTCGAGACACCGACTATTCGAAGCCGTCGGTTCCGTCGAGTCGGTGTTCCTCGGCGACCGCATCGTCCAGTTCGATCCCGAGACCGGGTGCCTCCGGGACCTCGATGTAGCCGTCCTGAATGAGGGGTTCGTCGCGGGTGTGGAGGTCGTCCCACCAGTCGACCTCGAGCGCGTGATACTCGAGGAGGTCGAAGTTCGGAATCGCCGCACCGAGGTGGACGCAGGCCATCGTCCCGATCGGACTACAGACGTTGTGGGGCGACATCGGCATGTAGTTCTCCTCGGCGCGGTCCGCGATCCGCATGGTCTCGCCGAGTCCGCCGACGGTCGTCGGGTCCGGCGTCACGATATCCACGCCGTGGTCGTAGATCAGATCGGAGAGTTCGTAGACCCGGAACCGGTTCTCACCGGTCGCGACCGGGGTCTTCGTCGCCTTCGTGACCTCGGTCTGTGCGTCCATGTTCTCCGGCGGGATCAGGTCCTCGAGCCACATGAGGTCGTACTCCTCGAGCTTGTGGGCGAGGCGTTTGGCGCTCTCGACGGAGTAATCCCAGTGACAGTCGAACGCCAGATCGACGTCGTAACCGATCCGCTCGCGGACGGCCTCGACGATCTCTCGCTTGTGTTCGATAGCGCCGTTACTGAGCCGACCGTTGAACGGGTCCGGATCGTTGTCCATCTCGAGGTCGAGGTCGAACTTGAGCGCGGTAAACCCCATATCGACGACGCGCTGGGCTTCGTTCGCGTACGCCTCGGGGGAGTACGCGTCGGCGTCGGCGTACTCGGTGTAGCCGTCCTCGACGGCGTAGGCCTCGCCCGCGTGACAGTCGCAGTAGATCCGAACCTCGTCGCGGAACTTGCCGCCGAGCAGCTGGTAGACGGGCACCTCGAGGACTTTCCCCGCGATGTCCCACAGTGCGATCTCGATGCCGGACGCGGCGGTGATTACCTTGCCGGTCGTCCCGCCGTGGCCGGACATCTCCTGGACGATCCGCCTGTACAGTCGCTGGACGTCGAGGGGGTTCTCGCCGATCAGAAACCGCTTCGTGTAGTCGACGAGTTCGGGAACGCCGCCGCCCCGATAGGACTCGCCGATCCCCGTCACGCCGGCATCCGTTTCGATCTTGATCAGGTTCCACTCGAAGTTGCCGTCGACGACGCAGGTCCGGATGTCGGTGATTTCGACGTCGCGATCCGCGTTCCGGTTCGATATCTGGTTCGAGAAGTCTTTCATTGGTGTGTTGGTGGTCGTTCTGTTATTCGCTAGTTCGGCTGCCTGAATCGCTCGAGCGCGTCCGCGTCCAGTCGCACGCCGTGGCCCGGCTCGTCCGGGAGCGAAATCGTTCCGGTATCGTCGGGGCGAAGCGGACGCTCGACGATGTCGTCGAACACTTTCACGTCCATATCGCGGTAGAAGTACTCGGTCCAGCGCCCGTTCTCGATCGCGCCGAGCAACGACGAGTGAAGGTTCCAGTTGTAGTGTGGCGCGATCTGGATGTCGTTGGCCGCCGCGTAGTGGGCGATCTTGAGCCACTCCGTGATCCCGCCGCAGACGGTCGCGTCGGGCTGTAAGATGCCCGCGGCGCCGTCGGCGACGAGTCGCTCGAACGCGTAGCGCGGCCCCTCGAGTTCGCCGGTCGCGACCGGATACGGGATGGCGTCGTTGACCGCCGTCATCGCGCCGACGCTGTCGACCATGACCGGCTCTTCGATGAAGTACGGGTCGAAGGGTTCGAACGCGCGACAGGCGCGGATCGCTTCCGTCGCACCGGACCACGCCCCGTTCGCGTCGAGTAACAACGTCCGATCGGGACCGATCTCGTCGCGAACCGCCTCGACGCGGTCCGCTTCCTCGGAGATCGACCGGCGGCCGACTTTCATTTTGACGACGTCGTGGCCCTCCTCGAGGTAGCGTCGCATCTCGTCACGGAGCCCCTCGTGGCCCTTCTCGTCGCGGTAGTAGCCGCCGCTCGCGTAGGCGGGGACCGAATCGGCGTGGCCGCCGAGGAGTTTGTACAGCGGCTGGTCGGCCGCTTTCGCCTTGACGTCCCAGAGGGCGATGTCGACCGTCGAAATCGCACGGAGGAGGATCCCCGATCGGCCGATCTGGACCGTTCCGTCGAACATCTCGCGCCACAATCGCTCGGTGTCCCGCGGATCCTCGCCGACGACGATCGGCTCGAGCAGCGACTCGACCGCATCGGCGATGAGGTCGGCTCCCTCGTATCCGAGCGAGTATCCGACGCCGTCGTATCCGCTCTCGGTTCGGACGTACGTGATCGCGTGATCCCGATACGTGAGGGTCCTGTTCGAGAAGGATACCGGCTCTTCCAGCGGAATTTCTACTGGAAATGATTCGACGCGGTCGATCTCCATACCGGGAGAACGGTGGATGATAGAGATAGTGTCTCACATATCGGCAATTGTTACGAGGGAGGAACTATAAGCTGGGCGGCTAGAAACCGGGTATGGAGTTTCCCGATCGGGCCGACGTAGCGAAACTCATCGACCCACAACCCGTCCCGTCGTTCGCTCGAGTCAGCTACGAACCGTCCACCCGGACGCTCGCCGCCCCGCTGGAGACCGTCCGATCGGAGCTGGATCGACTCGCGTTCGAGGAACTCGAGCCCGGCTCGACGGTGGCCGTCGGCGTGGGGAGCAGGGGCATTCACCTGATCGCGGATATCGTCGCCGAGACGATCGCGGCCATCGAGGAGCGGGGATTCGAGCCGGTGGTCGTCCCGGCGATGGGGAGCCACGGCGGTGCGACTCCCGAGGGACAGCGGGAGATTCTCGCGGCGCTCGGTATCACCGAGGACCGCATCGGCGCACCGATCGACGCGCGCATGGACGCGACGAGAATCGACGAGGTAGCGGTCGAGGGGAGAGCGACGCCGGTCTATTTCGCCACCGCCGCGCTCGAGGCCGACGCGGTGATGGTGATAAACCGGGTCAAACCGCACACGAACTTCACCGGACGGATCGAGAGCGGCCTCTGTAAGATGCTCACGGTCGGCCTGGGCAAGCAACGTGGCGCGCAAGCGTTTCACTCGACGGCGATCGCGGCGGGCTACGTGCCGACGATCGAGGCGATCACCGCGGCGATCAGGGATTCGGTTCCGCTGCTGGGCGGACTCGCGCTCGTGGAAAACTTCTACGAGGAAACGGGGGTCGTCGAGGCGATTCCGGCACCCTCGCTCGAGCGGCGCGAGCCGGAACTGTTGGAGCGTGCGCGAGCGGAGATGGCGACGCTCCCGGTCGACGAGATCGACCTGCTCGTCGTCGACGAACTCGGCAAGGAGATCTCCGGTGCGGGAATGGATACGAACGTGATCGGGCGGTACCGCGTCCTCAACGCGCCCGATCCGGAGACGCCCGCGATCGACCTCATCTACGCCCGCGGGCTCACGGCGGAGACGAGCGGGAACGGGAACGGAATCGGACTGGCGGACGTAACCCGCCGGGCGGCCGTCGAGCAACTCGACGTGCGGAAGACGTACGCGAACGCGCTGACGAGCGGCTCGCTCGCCAAAGCGAAGCTCCCGCCGGTCGCGCCGACCGACGAACTCGCGCTCAGGGTCGCGCTGAACGCGCTGGGTGGCTACGATCCGGAGACGGTCAGGATCGTCTGGATCGAGAACACGACCGACCTCGACGAGTTTTACGTCTCCGACGCGTTGCTCGAGGAACTGGGTGACGAGATCGTAGTCGAGGACCGGGTGGCGCTGTCGTTCGAGGACGGAACGGCGGCGTTCGAACGAACGTAGCTCACTCGACCATGTGGTCGTTCGAACTGTCGGGCGACGAGTACGTGACGTTCAACTCCAGTTCGTTCGCGGCCGCGAGCAAACGATCCGGGAGTTCGTCCTCGAGTCGCTCGTCGTTCAATCGGTGGGACGGCCCCGCGACGGTCAGCGCCCCGAGGACCGAGCCGTCGCGTTTCACGGGAACCGAAACCCCGTTGATGCCGTCGACGTGTTCTTCCCGGTTGAAGGCGACACCGCGGTCGCGGACGCGCTCGAGTTCCTCGTACACCTGCTGACGATCGGTGATCGTGTTCTCGGTGAGCGCCGGGAGTCCCCATCGGTCGAATATCGCGTCGACGCGGTCGCGCGGATAGTGAGCGAGGATGGATTTGCCGGCCGACGACGAGTGGAGGTGGATCTGTCGACCGACGCCGAACCCCGCCTTGACGGCCTTGGTGCCGTTCTCTACGTGGAGATAGATCCCGATCCCGTGGTCTTCGACGACGAACTGCGACCGCTCTTCCGTCTCCTCGGCGAGCTCGCGGACGTATCGCTTCGCCATTCCGTAGGCGGCGTCCCTCGTTCGCGCGGCACGCCCCAACCGGACGAACCGGAGCCCGATCTGATACAGTTCTCCGTCCCGCGAGACGTACCGGAGGTCACAGAGCGTATTGAGGTGGCGATGCGTGGTGCTCTCGGTGAGCCCGAGTTCGGCGGCGATTTCGGAGAGACGAGAGGGGCCGTTCTCCTGAAGCGCGTGGACGATCTCGAAGGTCGTCTCCGTGCTTCCGATCCGGTTTCCACCGCCGCCGTCTCGTTCTGTCATACGCTGCCATCGTTTTTCGCGGATTAAAAAATTCCGTTATGCGGAACCGGTTCGCTCGTAGTCGGGCCTCGATCGCCGCAGAATCGGCGCGATACCGACTGGTTCGCCTCTCGATGACGCGCGGCGACCGAATAGAGTTCCGCGATGCGGAATACAGTCCCCGCCGCGTCCGCGTCGACCGATGTATATTACATACATATGTGTGTAAGTAGACTCGTTATTTGCAGTATCGGTCGAGTCGTACGCTCGACGAATAGCGAACAGATCCGCGGAATTACGCCGGCTTTCCGGTCCCAATCGGCGGTCCGACCGAGAGAGGGATATCGGTTCCGAATCGCGGAAGACCGTCGCGAGCAACACGAGGGACTGTCGCGAACCGGCGCTGGCGGTCGGACGATTGTCGAGTGGTATCGGTTACCGCAACGCCAACCTTTTTCATCTTCTCGTCGGGGGTTACGGACGAATGGATCTACAGCTCACGGACAACGCAGCGCTCGTAACCGCGTCCTCGAGCGGCCTCGGAAAGGCCTCGGCGACGGCGCTCGCGCGGGAGGGTGCAAACGTCGTCATCAACGGCCGCGACGAGGAGCGACTCGACGCGGCGAAAGCGGAGATCGAAGCGGTCGCGAACGGCCGGGTCGTCGCCCAGCCGGGCGATCTCACGGACGAAGACGACATCGAGACGCTCGTCGAAACGACCGTCGACGAGTTCGGCGGGATCGACCACCTCGTGACGAGTGCGGGCGGTCCCCCATCGGGCCCGTTTCTGGACACGGACGACGAGGATTGGTACCAGGCGTACGACCTGCTCGTGATGAGCGTCGTGCGCCTCGCCCGCGAGGCCGAACCGCACCTCCGCGACGGCGAGGGAACGATCGTGAACATCACGTCCCGGAGCGTCAAGGAGGCCATCGACAGCCTCGTGCTGTCGAACTCGGTTCGGATGAGCGTCATCGGGCTCGAGAAGACGCTCTCCCAGGAACTCGCGCCCGACATCCGGACGAACGCCGTTCTTCCCGGCCCCCACGAGACCGAACGGATCGAGAACCTCGTCGAACAGGCGGTCGAGCGCGGCGACTACGACTCCTACGAGGAGGGTCTCGACGACTGGGCGAGCAACCCGCTCGATCGGATCGGCGATCCGATGGAACTCGGAAACACCGTCGCGTTCCTCTCGTCGCCGCTGTCGGGATACATCAACGGTGAGAGCGTACTGATCGACGGCGGAGCGACGGGGGCGAACCTATGAAGCCAGTCGACTTCGACGACGCGGAGACCTACGAACCGGACGACGGCTGGCGACGCGTCTCGATGGCCGGGAGCGACCAGTTCTCCTTCGAGTGGTTCGAAAAACCGCCGGGACACAGTTCGCCGATGCACGATCACGAGAACGAGCAGGTCTGTCTCTGTCTCGAGGGCGAACTCACGGTCGCGACCGAGGACGACGACGTGACGCTCGAGCGGTTCGACTCCGTCCTGCTCGAGTCCAACGAAGCCCACCGCGTCGAGAACACGGGCGACGAACTGGCGGTCGGGCTGGACGTGTTCGCGCCCGGTCGATCGTTCGACTTCTGGACCGACGGAGACGACTGACGATGAAGTACCTCGCCAGAACGACCGATGGCCGCCCGTTACTCGGTGACGGCGAGGGGTTTGTCCCGCTCGCGGCGGCTGTTCCGGACGCGGCGAGCGTCGGCGACGTCCTCCCGCGGGCTGCCAGCGGGACGCTGCCGGACCTCGACGACGTCCCGGCAGACCGGATCGATCGAGAGCACGTCCGGTTCGGCCCCCCGCTCTCCCGGTTCGGGAAGCTCTGGGGGATCGGACTGAACTACGCCGACCACGCCGGCGATCTGGACGAGCAACGGCCCGACGAACCCGCGAGTTTTCTGAAACCGGCGACCGCCGTCACCGGTCCGGGTGGTCCGATCCGACTGCCGCCGGCCGACCTGAGCGATGGCGTGACGGCGGAGGCCGAACTCGCCGTCCTGATCGGTCGGGAGTGTCGCACCGTCGACGAGGAAGCGGTCGACGACGTGATCGCCGGCTATCTTCCCGTCATCGACATGACCGCCGAGGACGTCCTCCAGCGCAACCCGCGGTTCCTGACGCGGGCCAAGAGTTTCGACTCGTTCCTGGTCGTCGGTCCGACGATCGCCGTGCCCGACGAACCGCCGACCCTCGAGGAGCTGACGGTCCGGACGATCGTCAACGAGACGGTCGCGGCCGAGAACGAGGTCCGGAACATGCTGTTCCCGCCCCGGGAGATCGTCTCGTTCCACTCCGAGGTGATGACGTTGCAGCCGGGAGATCTCTTCAGCACGGGCACGCCCGGGGCGAAGAAGATCGATCCGGGCGATCACGTTCGTGCGAGCGTCGAGACGATCGGCACCGTCGACGCGCCGGTCGTGCGCTGACCGGCGATCCGCGTCGGACCAGCGCTCGCCTCGAGGGGACCGGGGATGCGGACAACGGCGGATCTGCGGCCCGACTGGGGCGACGGAGGGTTTTTATCGTCTCACCGTAACAGACGCCCAAATGGAACGAACGGTCTCGTGTTACGATTGCGGGGAAACGTACGCGTTCGACGCGCGGAAACGGTGCGCGTGCGGCGAACCGCTCTGGTTCGACAGCGATCCGGACGGCTTCGCGTGGCCCGAGACGGGATCGGTCGACGACATGTGGCGGTACGCCGATCTCCTGCCGGTGTCGGACCCGGTCGGCGTCGCGCCCGGCGGCACGCCGCTTTCCCGCGCGGAACGGCTCGACGACTACGCCGGGTGCAACCTGTTCCTGAAACACGAAGGGCAGAATCCGACGGGCAGCTTCAAAGACCGGGGCAGTGCGGTCGGCGTCAGGGACGCAGCCGACGCCGGCTTCGAGTGGGTCGGGACCGTCTCTCACGGAAACATGGCGCTGAGTACGAGCGCGTACGCCGCGAGCGCGGACCTCGAGTGCGCCGTTTTCGTGCCGGCCGAGACGCCCGCGGAGCGCCTCGAGTTGATCGCACGCCACGATCCGCACGTCTTCACAGTCGAGGGCGACTACGGACGACTCTACGCGGACACGCTCTCGCTGCCCGTCGACGTGAACTTCGTCAACTCGGACACGCCGCTTCGGGTCGCCGGACAGAAGACGGTCGCCTACGAGATCC from Natrinema salaciae encodes:
- a CDS encoding mandelate racemase/muconate lactonizing enzyme family protein yields the protein MEIDRVESFPVEIPLEEPVSFSNRTLTYRDHAITYVRTESGYDGVGYSLGYEGADLIADAVESLLEPIVVGEDPRDTERLWREMFDGTVQIGRSGILLRAISTVDIALWDVKAKAADQPLYKLLGGHADSVPAYASGGYYRDEKGHEGLRDEMRRYLEEGHDVVKMKVGRRSISEEADRVEAVRDEIGPDRTLLLDANGAWSGATEAIRACRAFEPFDPYFIEEPVMVDSVGAMTAVNDAIPYPVATGELEGPRYAFERLVADGAAGILQPDATVCGGITEWLKIAHYAAANDIQIAPHYNWNLHSSLLGAIENGRWTEYFYRDMDVKVFDDIVERPLRPDDTGTISLPDEPGHGVRLDADALERFRQPN
- the thrC gene encoding threonine synthase, encoding MERTVSCYDCGETYAFDARKRCACGEPLWFDSDPDGFAWPETGSVDDMWRYADLLPVSDPVGVAPGGTPLSRAERLDDYAGCNLFLKHEGQNPTGSFKDRGSAVGVRDAADAGFEWVGTVSHGNMALSTSAYAASADLECAVFVPAETPAERLELIARHDPHVFTVEGDYGRLYADTLSLPVDVNFVNSDTPLRVAGQKTVAYEILEQLAPAAPDAIALPVSSGGQASAVWKAVRELDRAGLLDSVPRLYCCQAAACDPIATAYRNGDRTVTPVAADETIAVSIANSDPPSGTRALAAARDTGGAVVSVPDEDVRDAMRAISTRAGVSVEPSSAVAVAGVRHLSRTGALEANDDVVAILTGSGYKEDYDTEVRTDTIALDDVERELASIVDT
- a CDS encoding IclR family transcriptional regulator, coding for MTERDGGGGNRIGSTETTFEIVHALQENGPSRLSEIAAELGLTESTTHRHLNTLCDLRYVSRDGELYQIGLRFVRLGRAARTRDAAYGMAKRYVRELAEETEERSQFVVEDHGIGIYLHVENGTKAVKAGFGVGRQIHLHSSSAGKSILAHYPRDRVDAIFDRWGLPALTENTITDRQQVYEELERVRDRGVAFNREEHVDGINGVSVPVKRDGSVLGALTVAGPSHRLNDERLEDELPDRLLAAANELELNVTYSSPDSSNDHMVE
- a CDS encoding mandelate racemase/muconate lactonizing enzyme family protein — translated: MKDFSNQISNRNADRDVEITDIRTCVVDGNFEWNLIKIETDAGVTGIGESYRGGGVPELVDYTKRFLIGENPLDVQRLYRRIVQEMSGHGGTTGKVITAASGIEIALWDIAGKVLEVPVYQLLGGKFRDEVRIYCDCHAGEAYAVEDGYTEYADADAYSPEAYANEAQRVVDMGFTALKFDLDLEMDNDPDPFNGRLSNGAIEHKREIVEAVRERIGYDVDLAFDCHWDYSVESAKRLAHKLEEYDLMWLEDLIPPENMDAQTEVTKATKTPVATGENRFRVYELSDLIYDHGVDIVTPDPTTVGGLGETMRIADRAEENYMPMSPHNVCSPIGTMACVHLGAAIPNFDLLEYHALEVDWWDDLHTRDEPLIQDGYIEVPEAPGLGIELDDAVAEEHRLDGTDGFE
- a CDS encoding DUF362 domain-containing protein, which encodes MEFPDRADVAKLIDPQPVPSFARVSYEPSTRTLAAPLETVRSELDRLAFEELEPGSTVAVGVGSRGIHLIADIVAETIAAIEERGFEPVVVPAMGSHGGATPEGQREILAALGITEDRIGAPIDARMDATRIDEVAVEGRATPVYFATAALEADAVMVINRVKPHTNFTGRIESGLCKMLTVGLGKQRGAQAFHSTAIAAGYVPTIEAITAAIRDSVPLLGGLALVENFYEETGVVEAIPAPSLERREPELLERARAEMATLPVDEIDLLVVDELGKEISGAGMDTNVIGRYRVLNAPDPETPAIDLIYARGLTAETSGNGNGIGLADVTRRAAVEQLDVRKTYANALTSGSLAKAKLPPVAPTDELALRVALNALGGYDPETVRIVWIENTTDLDEFYVSDALLEELGDEIVVEDRVALSFEDGTAAFERT
- a CDS encoding fumarylacetoacetate hydrolase family protein, whose translation is MKYLARTTDGRPLLGDGEGFVPLAAAVPDAASVGDVLPRAASGTLPDLDDVPADRIDREHVRFGPPLSRFGKLWGIGLNYADHAGDLDEQRPDEPASFLKPATAVTGPGGPIRLPPADLSDGVTAEAELAVLIGRECRTVDEEAVDDVIAGYLPVIDMTAEDVLQRNPRFLTRAKSFDSFLVVGPTIAVPDEPPTLEELTVRTIVNETVAAENEVRNMLFPPREIVSFHSEVMTLQPGDLFSTGTPGAKKIDPGDHVRASVETIGTVDAPVVR
- a CDS encoding cupin domain-containing protein; translation: MKPVDFDDAETYEPDDGWRRVSMAGSDQFSFEWFEKPPGHSSPMHDHENEQVCLCLEGELTVATEDDDVTLERFDSVLLESNEAHRVENTGDELAVGLDVFAPGRSFDFWTDGDD
- a CDS encoding SDR family oxidoreductase, with the protein product MDLQLTDNAALVTASSSGLGKASATALAREGANVVINGRDEERLDAAKAEIEAVANGRVVAQPGDLTDEDDIETLVETTVDEFGGIDHLVTSAGGPPSGPFLDTDDEDWYQAYDLLVMSVVRLAREAEPHLRDGEGTIVNITSRSVKEAIDSLVLSNSVRMSVIGLEKTLSQELAPDIRTNAVLPGPHETERIENLVEQAVERGDYDSYEEGLDDWASNPLDRIGDPMELGNTVAFLSSPLSGYINGESVLIDGGATGANL